The Syngnathus scovelli strain Florida chromosome 13, RoL_Ssco_1.2, whole genome shotgun sequence genome has a window encoding:
- the LOC125980082 gene encoding TBC1 domain family member 10A — MAKTEMDDGELDFQGSAEQLTSNGSTRSFGSDAVTLDSDGTDASGEKEVDKYGFTGGAQQYPGLHAEEIPTEVLRQREAKWLEMLNSWDKWMAKKHKKVKERCQKGIPPSLRGRAWLYLTGGKVKEQQNQGKFQELDNQPGDPKWVDIIERDLHRQFPFHEMFSARGGHGQQDLFRVLKAYTLHRPEEGYCQAQAPIAAVLLMHMPAEDAFWVLVQICEKYLPGYYSTGLEAIQLDGEILYALLRRVSSVAHRHLKQHKLEPILYMTEWFMCAFSRTLPWASVLRVWDMFLCEGVKIIFRVGLVLLRCMLGSQEKVKACPGLYETMELLRAIPPQYMQERFLVQETIDLSVSEKDIEKEHLAQLRRWQETRGDLSYRSPPRMHGAKAVMSAEPPTRQDLRQRPTIIVESPSELDAARDTRKAKKGKRKKKSVLPPPAETKNTSPTLTVPSPLLQPLSSHASKESVSSEHDTYL, encoded by the exons ATGGCAAAAACCGAGATGGACGATGGAGAGCTTGACTTTCAGGGTAGCGCCGAGCAGCTGACAAGCAACGGGAGCACTCGGTCGTTTGGCTCGGATGCGGTTACACTGGACTCGGATGGCACTGACGCGTCTGGGGAGAAAGAGGTGGACAAGTACGGCTTCACTGGTGGAGCCCAACAGTACCCGGGACTCCA TGCAGAGGAAATTCCCACAGAGGTGCTGAGACAGCGGGAGGCCAAATGGCTGGAGATGCTCAATAGCTGGGACAAGTGGATGGCGAAAAAGCACAAGAAG GTAAAAGAACGCTGTCAGAAGGGCATCCCACCATCGTTGCGTGGTCGCGCATGGCTCTACCTCACGGGAGGCAAAGTGAAGGAGCAACAAAATCAGGGCAAGTTCCAG GAACTGGACAACCAACCCGGAGATCCCAAATGGGTGGATATCATCGAGAGAGACCTCCACCGGCAGTTTCCCTTCCATGAGATGTTTTCAGCTAGAGGCGGACATGG GCAGCAAGACTTATTCCGCGTGCTCAAGGCGTACACGCTGCACCGTCCCGAGGAGGGCTACTGTCAAGCTCAGGCTCCCATCGCCGCTGTGCTCCTCATGCACATGCCTGCCGAG GATGCCTTCTGGGTCCTTGTGCAGATTTGTGAGAAGTACCTTCCTGGATACTACAGTACAGGGCTG GAGGCCATCCAGCTGGACGGAGAGATCCTATACGCTCTGCTGCGTCGAGTGTCTTCTGTGGCGCACCGTCACCTCAAGCAGCACAAGTTGGAGCCCATCTTGTACATGACCGAGTGGTTCATGTGCGCTTTCTCTCGTACGCTCCCCTGGGCTTCCGTGCTTCGCGTGTGGGACATGTTCCTCTGCGAAG GAGTGAAGATTATTTTCCGGGTGGGTTTGGTCCTCCTCCGATGCATGCTGGGGTCTCAAGAGAAGGTGAAAGCCTGCCCGGGTCTCTACGAAACTATGGAGCTCCTCAGGGCTATACCGCCACAATACATGCAGGAGAGATTCCTGGTGCAAGAG ACTATTGACCTGTCCGTGTCGGAGAAAGACATCGAGAAAGAGCACCTGGCGCAGCTACGCCGCTGGCAAGAGACCCGCGGCGATCTCAGCTACAGATCCCCTCCCAGGATGCACGGCGCCAAGGCCGTCATGTCCGCCGAGCCGCCGACCCGGCAGGATCTGAGGCAGCGACCCACCATCATTGTGGAATCCCCCTCGGAGTTGGACGCCGCCAGGGACACTCGTAAggccaaaaaggggaagcggaagAAGAAGAGTGTTCTGCCGCCGCCGGCTGAGACGAAAAACACATCGCCCACTCTCACTGTCCCGTCGCCGCTCCTGCAACCGTTGAGCTCGCACGCGTCCAAAGAGAGCGTGAGCAGCGAGCACGACACCTATCTGTAG
- the LOC125980107 gene encoding apelin receptor B, whose product MELTGNPYDYEYEDEFDNDTMCDYSEWAPSYSVIPVLYMLIFILGLSGNGVVIFTVWQAQGKRRAADVYIGNLALADLTFVVTLPLWAVYTAMRYHWPFGVALCKISSYVVLLNMYASVFLLTCMSFDRYLAIVHSLSSTQLRTRGYMRASLAAIWTLSSLLAAPTLLFRTTRHDLGSNRTSCAMDFSLVSDKTQEAKWIAGLSISSTALGFLLPFLAMMVCYGFIGCTVTRHFNTLRKEDQRKRRLLKIITTLVVVFAACWIPFHVVKSADALSYLDLFPATCAFLRFLLLAHPYATCLAYVNSCLNPFLYAFFDLRFRSQCLCLLHLKKSLHASPAGSLSSQKTEAQSLATKV is encoded by the coding sequence ATGGAGCTCACAGGCAACCCGTACGATTATGAATACGAGGACGAGTTTGACAACGACACCATGTGCGACTACTCGGAATGGGCGCCGTCCTACTCGGTCATCCCGGTGCTCTACATGCTCATCTTCATCCTGGGCTTGTCGGGCAACGGCGTGGTCATCTTCACCGTATGGCAGGCGCAGGGGAAGCGGCGCGCCGCCGACGTCTACATCGGCAACTTGGCCTTAGCTGACCTGACCTTCGTGGTGACTCTCCCCCTGTGGGCGGTGTACACGGCCATGCGCTACCACTGGCCCTTCGGGGTGGCCCTTTGCAAAATCAGCAGCTACGTGGTGCTCCTCAACATGTATGCCAGCGTCTTCCTGCTCACCTGCATGAGTTTCGACCGCTACCTGGCCATCGTGCATTCGCTGTCCAGCACCCAGTTGCGCACCCGCGGCTACATGCGCGCCTCCCTCGCCGCCatctggacgctgtccagcctcCTAGCCGCACCCACCCTGCTCTTCCGTACCACCCGGCACGACCTGGGCAGCAACCGCACGTCCTGCGCCATGGACTTCAGCCTGGTGAGCGACAAGACTCAGGAGGCCAAATGGATCGCCGGCTTGAGCATTTCCTCAACCGCCTTGGGGTTCCTGCTGCCCTTTCTGGCCATGATGGTGTGCTACGGCTTCATCGGCTGCACCGTCACGCGCCACTTCAACACCTTGCGCAAGGAGGACCAGCGCAAGCGGCGGCTCCTCAAAATCATCACCACGCTGGTGGTGGTCTTCGCCGCTTGTTGGATCCCCTTCCACGTGGTGAAAAGCGCCGACGCTCTCTCCTATCTGGATCTGTTCCCGGCTACTTGCGCTTTCCTGCGCTTCCTGCTCTTGGCCCACCCGTACGCCACTTGCCTGGCGTACGTCAACAGCTGCCTCAACCCCTTCCTGTACGCTTTCTTCGACCTACGTTTCAGGTCCCAGTGCCTCTGCCTGCTCCACCTCAAGAAGTCCCTGCACGCCAGTCCGGCCGGTTCCTTGTCCTCCCAGAAGACTGAGGCCCAGTCTCTGGCCACCAAGGTCTAG
- the nfkbil1 gene encoding NF-kappa-B inhibitor-like protein 1 isoform X1 — MLTKTQKRLWKYVEEGNFSKLKSHLRKHQDLVVNFSQGKRQRSPLHLACHLGDDAAVRLLLKHGADVLRANRKGDTALHVAVNRALARGRTAYDDLVVPLRKSCPEAMNASNMAGVTPQELLNGFKHSEPSRPGPSGRAHGDMEKDWMEKLFGECEDEFYETFGVYDADDWMTVDDDEEDYGDWAERIRREYFSKKHAEAQRLASSFSGKKKEKSKREEEDQSYKELHARLQKEHEEYLSRAARKEEETRQSKKRHYEQMCSDTFHSKGGAKLLTYDDIPWPTPRGTVEEMVDIMLHGVDRKDAVVFRKALRKQQTLWHPDKFAQRCEARLDGKDKKRIIDTVTALSQQLNKLAQSLKS; from the exons ATGCTGACTAAGACGCAGAAGCGGCTCTGGAAGTATGTCGAGGAGGGCAACTTCTCCAAACTCAAATCACATCTGCGGAAGCATCAAGATTTGGTCGTGAACTTCTCCCAGGGCAAGAGGCAGAGGAGCCCGCTGCATCTCGCCTGTCACCTGGGCGACGACGCCGCAGTTCGGCTTCTGCTCAAGCATGGAGCCGATGTGCTGCGGGCCAACAGGAAAGGAGACACGGCGCTACACGTCGCCGTAAATAGAGCTCTTGCACGCGGAAGAACAG CTTATGACGACTTGGTGGTACCTCTCAGAAAGAGTTGCCCAGAGGCCATGAACGCCTCAAACATGGCTGGTGTGACACCACAAGAACTCCTGAATGGTTTCAAACACTCCGAG CCTTCTCGACCGGGCCCGAGTGGCCGAGCTCACGGTGATATGGAGAAAGACTGGATGGAGAAGCTGTTTGGTGAATGTGAGGACGAGTTCTACGAAACCTTTGGAGTTTATGACG CAGATGATTGGATGACTGTCGATGACGACGAGGAAGACTACGGCGACTGGGCCGAACGCATCAGAAGAGAATATTTTTCGAAAAAGCATGCTGAAGCTCAGAGACTGGCCTCGTCATTTAGCGgaaagaagaaggagaagagtAAGCGAGAAGAAGAGGATCAGAGCTACAAGGAGTTGCACGCCAGGCTGCAAAAGGAACACGAGGAGTATTTGTCTCGCGCCGCCCGCAAAGAGGAAGAGACTCGGCAAAGTAAGAAACGCCACTACGAGCAAATGTGCTCGGACACATTCCACAGCAAAGGCGGCGCCAAGCTCCTGACGTACGACGACATACCCTGGCCGACGCCGCGCGGCACCGTTGAGGAGATGGTGGACATCATGCTGCACGGCGTGGATCGTAAGGACGCGGTGGTCTTCCGGAAGGCCCTGCGCAAGCAGCAGACGCTGTGGCACCCCGACAAATTCGCACAGAGGTGCGAAGCTCGCCTGGACGGAAAGGACAAGAAGCGCATCATTGACACGGTGACCGCTCTGTCGCAACAACTCAACAAACTGGCTCAGAGCCTGAAGTCCTGA
- the nfkbil1 gene encoding NF-kappa-B inhibitor-like protein 1 isoform X2 gives MLTKTQKRLWKYVEEGNFSKLKSHLRKHQDLVVNFSQGKRQRSPLHLACHLGDDAAVRLLLKHGADVLRANRKGDTALHVAVNRALARGRTAYDDLVVPLRKSCPEAMNASNMAGVTPQELLNGFKHSEPSRPGPSGRAHGDMEKDWMEKLFGECEDEFYETFGVYDDDWMTVDDDEEDYGDWAERIRREYFSKKHAEAQRLASSFSGKKKEKSKREEEDQSYKELHARLQKEHEEYLSRAARKEEETRQSKKRHYEQMCSDTFHSKGGAKLLTYDDIPWPTPRGTVEEMVDIMLHGVDRKDAVVFRKALRKQQTLWHPDKFAQRCEARLDGKDKKRIIDTVTALSQQLNKLAQSLKS, from the exons ATGCTGACTAAGACGCAGAAGCGGCTCTGGAAGTATGTCGAGGAGGGCAACTTCTCCAAACTCAAATCACATCTGCGGAAGCATCAAGATTTGGTCGTGAACTTCTCCCAGGGCAAGAGGCAGAGGAGCCCGCTGCATCTCGCCTGTCACCTGGGCGACGACGCCGCAGTTCGGCTTCTGCTCAAGCATGGAGCCGATGTGCTGCGGGCCAACAGGAAAGGAGACACGGCGCTACACGTCGCCGTAAATAGAGCTCTTGCACGCGGAAGAACAG CTTATGACGACTTGGTGGTACCTCTCAGAAAGAGTTGCCCAGAGGCCATGAACGCCTCAAACATGGCTGGTGTGACACCACAAGAACTCCTGAATGGTTTCAAACACTCCGAG CCTTCTCGACCGGGCCCGAGTGGCCGAGCTCACGGTGATATGGAGAAAGACTGGATGGAGAAGCTGTTTGGTGAATGTGAGGACGAGTTCTACGAAACCTTTGGAGTTTATGACG ATGATTGGATGACTGTCGATGACGACGAGGAAGACTACGGCGACTGGGCCGAACGCATCAGAAGAGAATATTTTTCGAAAAAGCATGCTGAAGCTCAGAGACTGGCCTCGTCATTTAGCGgaaagaagaaggagaagagtAAGCGAGAAGAAGAGGATCAGAGCTACAAGGAGTTGCACGCCAGGCTGCAAAAGGAACACGAGGAGTATTTGTCTCGCGCCGCCCGCAAAGAGGAAGAGACTCGGCAAAGTAAGAAACGCCACTACGAGCAAATGTGCTCGGACACATTCCACAGCAAAGGCGGCGCCAAGCTCCTGACGTACGACGACATACCCTGGCCGACGCCGCGCGGCACCGTTGAGGAGATGGTGGACATCATGCTGCACGGCGTGGATCGTAAGGACGCGGTGGTCTTCCGGAAGGCCCTGCGCAAGCAGCAGACGCTGTGGCACCCCGACAAATTCGCACAGAGGTGCGAAGCTCGCCTGGACGGAAAGGACAAGAAGCGCATCATTGACACGGTGACCGCTCTGTCGCAACAACTCAACAAACTGGCTCAGAGCCTGAAGTCCTGA
- the atp6v0a2a gene encoding V-type proton ATPase 116 kDa subunit a 2 isoform X1: MVFRSEEMCMAQLFLQSGSEYDCISELGELGLVEFRDLNPSVSSFQRRFVSEIKRCEEMERILGYLLREIQKAKIAVPEEDESPLAPPPRQVLEIMEQLQRLEMELSEVARNKEKLRRNLLELIEYTHMLKITRNFIHSRSRHEALGPQYEEFPSMDTDSVSGYTGMQRLGAKLGFISGLIQRVKVEAFERMLWRVCKGYTILSYAEVEENLADLDTGEISKNVVFLISFWGDQIGQKVQKICDCYHCHLYPHPENDEERADMLDSLRTRIQDLNNVLHRTEDYLKQVLQRAAESAYSWVVQVKKMKAIYHILNLCSFDVTNKCLIAEVWCPVSDLANLRGALEEGSRKGDATVPSFVNRIPSADTPPTLVRTNKFTCGFQSIVEAYGVGDYREVSPAPYTIITFPFLFAVMFGDLGHGTVMTFFALWMVLTEKKKTRKRSSNEIWATFFNGRYIILMMGLFSVYTGFIYNDCFSKSLNIFGSGWSVKAMFTSQQWTNKTLQTNTLLTLDPNVSGVFTGPYPFGIDPIWSMAVNRLSFLNSYKMKMSVVIGVIHMTFGVVLSVFNHLHFQQKYDVYLLFLPELLFLLCLFGYLVFMILYKWLAFSARDSSQAPSILIHFINMFVMQGKDVAPLYPGQTGLQIFLLAIAILCAPMLLLGKPLFLYWIHRGGKGLRRRRGYERVRRASEDDSTAAPVYEDDEEERLDEMTHRDLRPREFDFADVLLHQAIHTIEYCLGCISNTASYLRLWALSLAHAQLSEVLWDMVMRLGLRITTRVGVVFLVPVFGLFALLTVSILLVMEGLSAFLHALRLHWVEFQNKFYHGTGVKFIPFDFSLLPSVFEQDGLL, translated from the exons ATGGTGTTCCGGAGTGAGGAGATGTGCATGGCCCAGTTGTTCCTGCAATCCGGTTCGGAGTACGACTGCATCAGTGAGCTCGGTGAACTGGGCCTGGTTGAGTTTCGAGAT CTCAATCCCAGCGTCAGCTCCTTCCAGCGGCGCTTTGTCAGCGAGATCAAAAGATGCGAGGAGATGGAGCGGATTCTGG GTTATCTTCTGAGGGAAATCCAAAAGGCTAAGATTGCCGTTCCTGAGGAAGATGAGAGTCCACTTGCGCCTCCGCCAAGACAAGTGTTGGAGATCATG gagcagcttcagcgaCTTGAGATGGAGCTGAGCGAGGTGGCGAGGAACAAAGAGAAACTGCGCAGGAACCTACTGGAACTCATCGAGTACACGCATATGCTGAAGATCACTCGCAACTTCATACACAGCCGCTCCAGA CATGAGGCTCTTGGTCCTCAGTATGAAGAATTCCCCTCCATGGACACAGACTCGGTGTCAGGCTACACTGGCATGCAAAGACTCGGAGCCAAACTTGG ATTCATCTCGGGCCTCATCCAGCGGGTAAAAGTGGAAGCCTTTGAGCGCATGCTATGGAGGGTGTGCAAAGGTTACACCATCCTCAGCTATGCAGAAGTGGAGGAGAACCTGGCCGACCTGGATACG GGTGAGATAAGCAAGAACGTTGTATTCCTCATCTCTTTCTGGGGGGACCAAATCGGACAGAAGGTTCAAAAAATCTGCGATTG CTACCACTGCCATCTTTATCCTCACCCCGAGAATGACGAAGAGAGGGCGGACATGTTGGACAGCTTACGAACGCGCATCCAAGACCTCAATAAT GTTTTGCATCGCACCGAGGACTACCTGAAGCAGGTCCTGCAGAGGGCGGCGGAGTCTGCGTACTCTTGGGTCGTGCAGGTGAAAAAGATGAAGGCCATCTACCACATCCTCAACCTGTGCAGTTTCGACGTCACCAACAAGTGTTTGATCGCTGAGGTGTGGTGTCCTGTCAGTGACCTGGCCAACCTACGGGGGGCGCTAGAGGAAGGCTCG CGAAAAGGCGACGCAACGGTTCCATCATTTGTGAACCGCATCCCGAGCGCCGACACCCCTCCCACTTTAGTCCGAACCAACAAGTTCACGTGTGGATTCCAAAGTATCGTGGAGGCCTACGGAGTCGGGGACTACCGTGAGGTCAGCCCAG CGCCCTACACCATCATCACATTCCCCTTCCTGTTTGCCGTCATGTTCGGCGATTTGGGCCACGGAACGGTGATGACCTTCTTCGCCCTCTGGATGGtgcttacagaaaaaaaaaaaacgaggaaaCGCTCCAGTAATGAG ATATGGGCAACCTTCTTCAACGGACGCTACATCATCCTGATGATGGGGCTCTTCTCCGTCTACACGGGCTTCATTTACAACGACTGCTTCTCCAAATCGCTCAATATATTCGGCTCGGGCTGGAGTGTCAAGGCCATGTTCACCAGTCAGCAGTGGAC gaaCAAAACACTTCAAACAAACACTTTGCTCACATTAGACCCCAATGTTAGCGGAGTGTTCACGGGTCCGTACCCATTTGGCATCGACCCT ATATGGAGCATGGCGGTGAACCGACTGTCCTTCCTCAATTCATATAAGATGAAGATGTCCGTGGTCATCGGGGTCATCCACATGACCTTTGGTGTGGTTTTGAGTGTCTTCAATCATTT GCACTTCCAACAGAAGTATGATGTCTATCTGCTGTTTCTCCCCGAGCTGCTCTTCCTGCTCTGTCTCTTCGGCTACCTGGTTTTTATGATCCTTTACAAGTGGTTGGCCTTCTCGGCGCGGGACTCCAGTCAAGCTCCCAGCATCCTCATCCACTTTATTAATATGTTCGTCATGCAGGGCAAGGACGTCGCTCCTTTGTACCCGGGACAG ACGGGGTTACAGATTTTCCTGCTTGCCATCGCCATTCTGTGTGCTCCCATGCTGTTGCTAGGAAAACCTCTGTTCCTATACTGGATACATCGCGGAGGCAAAGGCCTACGCAGGCGCAGG GGCTACGAGAGGGTGAGACGTGCTAGTGAGGATGACAGTACAGCTGCGCCAGTTTATGAGGACGATGAAGAGGAGCGACTTGATGAGATGACCCACAGGGACCTTCGTCCCAGAGAG TTTGACTTTGCCGACGTGCTCCTGCACCAGGCCATCCACACCATCGAGTATTGCCTGGGCTGCATCTCCAACACTGCCTCGTACTTGCGGCTCTGGGCCCTCAGCTTAGCGCACGCGC AGCTGTCTGAGGTCTTGTGGGATATGGTGATGCGTCTGGGCCTGAGGATCACAACCCGCGTGGGGGTAGTCTTTTTAGTGCCTGTGTTTGGCCTCTTCGCTCTGCTCACTGTGTCCATCCTGCTGGTCATGGAAGGTTTGTCCGCCTTCCTCCACGCTCTCCGATTGCACTG GGTGGAGTTTCAGAATAAATTCTACCACGGGACAGGTGTCAAGTTTATACCCTTTGACTTCTCGCTGCTGCCCTCGGTTTTCGAGCAAGACGGCCTCCTCTAA
- the atp6v0a2a gene encoding V-type proton ATPase 116 kDa subunit a 2 isoform X2 — MELSEVARNKEKLRRNLLELIEYTHMLKITRNFIHSRSRHEALGPQYEEFPSMDTDSVSGYTGMQRLGAKLGFISGLIQRVKVEAFERMLWRVCKGYTILSYAEVEENLADLDTGEISKNVVFLISFWGDQIGQKVQKICDCYHCHLYPHPENDEERADMLDSLRTRIQDLNNVLHRTEDYLKQVLQRAAESAYSWVVQVKKMKAIYHILNLCSFDVTNKCLIAEVWCPVSDLANLRGALEEGSRKGDATVPSFVNRIPSADTPPTLVRTNKFTCGFQSIVEAYGVGDYREVSPAPYTIITFPFLFAVMFGDLGHGTVMTFFALWMVLTEKKKTRKRSSNEIWATFFNGRYIILMMGLFSVYTGFIYNDCFSKSLNIFGSGWSVKAMFTSQQWTNKTLQTNTLLTLDPNVSGVFTGPYPFGIDPIWSMAVNRLSFLNSYKMKMSVVIGVIHMTFGVVLSVFNHLHFQQKYDVYLLFLPELLFLLCLFGYLVFMILYKWLAFSARDSSQAPSILIHFINMFVMQGKDVAPLYPGQTGLQIFLLAIAILCAPMLLLGKPLFLYWIHRGGKGLRRRRGYERVRRASEDDSTAAPVYEDDEEERLDEMTHRDLRPREFDFADVLLHQAIHTIEYCLGCISNTASYLRLWALSLAHAQLSEVLWDMVMRLGLRITTRVGVVFLVPVFGLFALLTVSILLVMEGLSAFLHALRLHWVEFQNKFYHGTGVKFIPFDFSLLPSVFEQDGLL, encoded by the exons ATGGAGCTGAGCGAGGTGGCGAGGAACAAAGAGAAACTGCGCAGGAACCTACTGGAACTCATCGAGTACACGCATATGCTGAAGATCACTCGCAACTTCATACACAGCCGCTCCAGA CATGAGGCTCTTGGTCCTCAGTATGAAGAATTCCCCTCCATGGACACAGACTCGGTGTCAGGCTACACTGGCATGCAAAGACTCGGAGCCAAACTTGG ATTCATCTCGGGCCTCATCCAGCGGGTAAAAGTGGAAGCCTTTGAGCGCATGCTATGGAGGGTGTGCAAAGGTTACACCATCCTCAGCTATGCAGAAGTGGAGGAGAACCTGGCCGACCTGGATACG GGTGAGATAAGCAAGAACGTTGTATTCCTCATCTCTTTCTGGGGGGACCAAATCGGACAGAAGGTTCAAAAAATCTGCGATTG CTACCACTGCCATCTTTATCCTCACCCCGAGAATGACGAAGAGAGGGCGGACATGTTGGACAGCTTACGAACGCGCATCCAAGACCTCAATAAT GTTTTGCATCGCACCGAGGACTACCTGAAGCAGGTCCTGCAGAGGGCGGCGGAGTCTGCGTACTCTTGGGTCGTGCAGGTGAAAAAGATGAAGGCCATCTACCACATCCTCAACCTGTGCAGTTTCGACGTCACCAACAAGTGTTTGATCGCTGAGGTGTGGTGTCCTGTCAGTGACCTGGCCAACCTACGGGGGGCGCTAGAGGAAGGCTCG CGAAAAGGCGACGCAACGGTTCCATCATTTGTGAACCGCATCCCGAGCGCCGACACCCCTCCCACTTTAGTCCGAACCAACAAGTTCACGTGTGGATTCCAAAGTATCGTGGAGGCCTACGGAGTCGGGGACTACCGTGAGGTCAGCCCAG CGCCCTACACCATCATCACATTCCCCTTCCTGTTTGCCGTCATGTTCGGCGATTTGGGCCACGGAACGGTGATGACCTTCTTCGCCCTCTGGATGGtgcttacagaaaaaaaaaaaacgaggaaaCGCTCCAGTAATGAG ATATGGGCAACCTTCTTCAACGGACGCTACATCATCCTGATGATGGGGCTCTTCTCCGTCTACACGGGCTTCATTTACAACGACTGCTTCTCCAAATCGCTCAATATATTCGGCTCGGGCTGGAGTGTCAAGGCCATGTTCACCAGTCAGCAGTGGAC gaaCAAAACACTTCAAACAAACACTTTGCTCACATTAGACCCCAATGTTAGCGGAGTGTTCACGGGTCCGTACCCATTTGGCATCGACCCT ATATGGAGCATGGCGGTGAACCGACTGTCCTTCCTCAATTCATATAAGATGAAGATGTCCGTGGTCATCGGGGTCATCCACATGACCTTTGGTGTGGTTTTGAGTGTCTTCAATCATTT GCACTTCCAACAGAAGTATGATGTCTATCTGCTGTTTCTCCCCGAGCTGCTCTTCCTGCTCTGTCTCTTCGGCTACCTGGTTTTTATGATCCTTTACAAGTGGTTGGCCTTCTCGGCGCGGGACTCCAGTCAAGCTCCCAGCATCCTCATCCACTTTATTAATATGTTCGTCATGCAGGGCAAGGACGTCGCTCCTTTGTACCCGGGACAG ACGGGGTTACAGATTTTCCTGCTTGCCATCGCCATTCTGTGTGCTCCCATGCTGTTGCTAGGAAAACCTCTGTTCCTATACTGGATACATCGCGGAGGCAAAGGCCTACGCAGGCGCAGG GGCTACGAGAGGGTGAGACGTGCTAGTGAGGATGACAGTACAGCTGCGCCAGTTTATGAGGACGATGAAGAGGAGCGACTTGATGAGATGACCCACAGGGACCTTCGTCCCAGAGAG TTTGACTTTGCCGACGTGCTCCTGCACCAGGCCATCCACACCATCGAGTATTGCCTGGGCTGCATCTCCAACACTGCCTCGTACTTGCGGCTCTGGGCCCTCAGCTTAGCGCACGCGC AGCTGTCTGAGGTCTTGTGGGATATGGTGATGCGTCTGGGCCTGAGGATCACAACCCGCGTGGGGGTAGTCTTTTTAGTGCCTGTGTTTGGCCTCTTCGCTCTGCTCACTGTGTCCATCCTGCTGGTCATGGAAGGTTTGTCCGCCTTCCTCCACGCTCTCCGATTGCACTG GGTGGAGTTTCAGAATAAATTCTACCACGGGACAGGTGTCAAGTTTATACCCTTTGACTTCTCGCTGCTGCCCTCGGTTTTCGAGCAAGACGGCCTCCTCTAA